The DNA region GTCGTGATCTACACCCCCGATGCACCCGATGGCCGGCCTTTTCACGAATTCAGCGACCGTGCGACAGCGGGACGGCAGCTGTTCTATGCCAAGGCGTTCGAGCAATACCTGTTGCAGCGGCTGCCGGCGGAATTCAGCGAGCCCGTGCCCCAGGGGGGCGGACGTCGGTTCCGCATCTCGGAGGCGACCCGCCGTTCGCACTGGGTGCTGTCGGCCGCCGGTGACGGCCGTGGCACCCTTACCGAGGCCCGGTTCGAGGAACGCGACGTCGACGGCGACGTCCGTACCGCACTCTTCGACGCGGAGGTGGAACGCCAGGCCCGTGACGTCGCCTGGATCGGTCGAAGCACGGACCAGGCGGACAGGGAGTCGATCACCGCCACGCTGGCGGTCGTTCTGCGTGCGTTTCGCGGCCCGGAGGCACTGGTCGAGGACTCGCTCAGCGCTGTCGGCCAGGCGCTGCGTGCCACGTGGCGCTTTTACGATAACGTCAAGGCGGGTGACCGCCGCCAGGCGTTCGTCGATTTCACCGAAGCCTACACCGCATCGCTTCAGGTCGCCGGCTGGGGAGCGGGATTCGGCAAGGCGCTGCGCCCGCGCCTGTCGCTGCGTCCTCCAGCAGGCGGGCTGCGCAGCCTGGATGCCGGCCTCCGCCTGACGGACCCGCGTCAGCGGCTCGATCCTCGTTACGCGGCCCGGGATGTCGATCTCTCCGGCATACCGTCCGACGCTCTCGGCGTGCACCGGCTAGACGGCCGGCGCTACATCCGCCAGCAGGAGTCCGTCTTCGAAGTTCGCCATGACGCGGCCTCGGGTACGTGGCGGCTTGCCCGCCCGAACGCCCTGGATGCGGCTTTCGCAGGCCCGGCCATCGAGCCGGTGGCCTACGGCGGCTGGCGCCTGCGCACAGGTGTGGGGCTAAGGGGCGGCTGGGTGGACGACGCGGCATTCCCGCAACCCGCCTCGCGCGGCGTGACCGGCCAGGAACTTGCCGGTCTGAGCGACTTCCAGCGCTGGACGTTCGAGCAGTCGTTCGCACAACGGCTGCGCAGCGCGGGAGAAGCCAATCTGATCGTCTGGGATGTCACGTCGCAGCCGCACCCCCGCTTCGTCACGCTGCGCCAGCGGACGGCGTGGAACGACGCGCTCCGCACGGCCCGCGGCGCACCGACCGAGCCGCTGCCGCTCGGCGCGCAACCGGGGCCCGGCGCCTCGTGGCGCGTGCTGAGTCCGGGCGAATGGCCGAATTCCCTGTTTCACTACCCGGCGGGCTTTTACGGCGCCCTCGGCAACGGGTCGCAGGTGATTCCGCTGCAGGTGTCGCCGGGCACCGGGCTGCGCGGCCTGCCGGCGACACGCACACCGCCCGCGGCACGCGTCGCCGGGATGGCCACGGGCAACGTGCCGGGTGCGCGGTCACAGGAGTGGGTGGAAGTGCACCTGGACCGCTACCGGCACCGTCCGGGACCGAACGGCAGGCCGACCATCCGGGTGATCGAGGATCGTCGTGGCGCGGAAATCACCTATGTGATCCAGCCCGACACGGGGTTCTCCATCAACTTCCTCGGCCTTGAGCCGGGCGACTTCACCGCGGGACGCCAGGCCTTGCCGTGACCGCGCCCGCCGCTTCCCGACGAGCCCTGCGCTCGCCGGGGGGCGGCAACCGGGGTACCATCGCCGGATGGAAAAGACCGATACCACCCACTTTGGTTTCCGCGACGTGCCTGTCGCCGACAAGCAGAAGCTCGTCGGCCAGGTGTTCACCTCGGTCGCCCGAAACTACGACCTGATGAACGACCTCATGTCGTTCGGCATCCACCGCCTGTGGAAGCGCCATTTCGTGGCGGTGAGCGGCGTGCGTCGTGGTGACCGCGTACTCGATCTCGCGGGTGGCACGGGGGATATCGCCGCTCTGCTGAAACCCGTCGTGGGCGACGATGGTGAAGTGGTGGTCGGCGACATCAATGCGGCGATGCTCGGCGTCGGCCGCGATCGCCTCACCGATCGCGGACTCGTCTCCGGCTTGCGCTGGGCGCAAATGAATGCCGAGGCACTGCCGTTTCCCGACAACAGCTTCGATGCGGTGACGATCGCTTTCGGCCTGCGCAATGTCACCGACAAGGACAAGGCGCTGGCGGACATGCATCGCATTCTCAAGCCCGGCGGCCGCGCGCTCGTGCTCGAATTTTCCAGGGTGCAGAGTCCCGTCCTCTCGAAACTCTACGACGTGCATTCGTTTCGCATCCTGCCCCGCCTGGGCAAGCTGTTCGCCAACGATGCCGACAGCTATCAGTACCTGGCGGAGTCGATTCGCAAGCATCCCGACCAGGAAACCCTGAAAGGCATGATGCTGAAGGCCGGCTTCGGCCACGTGGAAGTTCGCAACCTGACGAATGGCATCGTCGCCATCCATCGCGCTTATAAGCTCTGAAAGCGCGGGGCTCGTTCTGACGAGGTTTATTCCGACGCGCTCGCTGTCGCGGCGCTGACCGGAAGTCGGTGAGCACGGGGACATATCTCCGTACGGCGACTGCCTAACCTTTGCGTGATATCCCACGCAAAGGACGCACATGGACATGACCCCGCCGCAGGCACCCCCTGCGATCGTCAGCGACGCCTCGCAGGCGAGCATCGACACCGTCGCCCGCCTCGACGCAGCGCAGGCCTGGCTGATCGCGCAGCAGGATTCCCTGCCCGTACTTCCCGACGCTCCCGACGTGGATGGCAAGGCCGCGTTTCTCGGCGCCTTGCATGCGCACTGGCAGGCCCCGGTCGACGGTGCGCCCGGCATGGCCCCGGGGACGCGCGTGAGCGCCCTTGCACAGCGCATGGCCGACGTGGCTCGCGACGACGGCGCCCTGCTACGCGACGACGGCACCCTGGACGCCGCGGCGGCGGACCTCGCCATGATCGCCTCGCGCGCAGGCGGAGCCCCGCTGCCCGCCTCCGTGACGATGAGTGAGCTGCTCGTCGGGGGCAGTGCCTATGCGGGCGCTTTCGTCGTCAAAGACGGCAGCCGGCCCGACCTCGTCCTCGCCTTCACGCCCGACCGTGGATGGGAACGCTTCGACGGTGTGGAAACGCTCCGGCAGGTGCTCGACCATCGCTTGCGCCAGGCACTCGCGTCGGGTCATGGCCTGGTCGCCGTCGACGACGCCTCGCCGCTCGTGCTCGGCGAGGGCGTGGCGGTAAGCGAACGTCCCCTGGGCGAACAACCTTTCGCACGCCTCGCGGAACGCATTGTCGCGACCCAGGCCGGGAAGATCGGCAGCGCATGGGATCGGTTCGCCGCGGGCGACTGCGACGTCGCCGGTCTGGTGGACCATGTCACCGCAGCCTTGCGCCTGTCGTCCTACGTCGATGTTCACGCTGCGCTCGATCAGCGCGACATACGGCTCGCGGAAGCGATCGACGAGGCACGTCTGCGCGACGTTCCCGTCGCCGTGCGCGACGACTGGTATCGCGCCCGCGCCGATTACCGGAACACGATGCAGGGCATGGGCGAAGCGAGGCGCGGTGAAGGCATGACCGAGGCCCTCTCGCTCGACGCCTTCGTGCGCGCGCAGCTCGCGGCGCGGCTCATACCGCTGGGCATCACGGACGATCCATCCACCCTCGCGGTCACCATGGCGGACATGCCGACCGGCGATCCGATCGCCACGCTGTCCATGCTGTTCGGCGGAACGCAGGGGCGGAAGGTGCCGCTGGTCGCGCTGGCGTTGCGCAATATCGCGTCGCATGGCCTGTCCGTGGGCGCGGTATCGCGCGAGGACGGGCAGCCACTGTCCGTACCCCTGAACGGTGCGGCGCTCGCGACAATGATCCGCGAGCTCGACGCGGGGCGGCGCTACGCGGAATACCTCGAATCGCGTCTGCGTTCGACACCGGCCGGAGCGACGTCGCGCGATTTCGCGATCGCGTTGCAGCAGGCGCGGATGCGGTTCGAAGCCGCCGACGCGCGGATCGCCTATTACCGCCGGGACGAGCCGCGAAGCTTCTACGACGATCAGGGCGAGTTCGGCTACCGGCTGCTCGCCGCCGCGCTCGATGCGCCAACGCCAGGACGGCGCGCGAAGGTACTCGGTCACGACGTCGTCGTTCACCAGCTCACGTTCAAGGGCGTACCTCTATCGGACATGGTCTTCGTCGCCCCGCGTGACAGCCGTGCCTCGTCGCGTGTGGTTTTCTATACACCCGACGCGCCGGATGGTCGCACGTATCGCGAGTTCGCTTCGCGCGCCGAAGCGGCACGGGAATTCCTGCTCAATCCCACTTTCGAAAGCTACCTGCTCGACCGGCTTCCCGCGGAATTCGCGCAGACCGAGCAGAACGGCAGCCGGCGGTTCCGCATGAGCGACGGTTCGCGTCTGGCGAACTGGGTGTTGTCGCAGCAGG from Luteibacter mycovicinus includes:
- a CDS encoding dermonecrotic toxin domain-containing protein; the encoded protein is MDTTPPQAPPAVVSSTQQEAIDALQRLTDAQTWLGRQQDALPVLPASLMIESRDAYLAGLDAYWRQSVDDAPGTAPVTRVAALATRLAAIMRDEAIVRRSDDTLGTLAVELATRFARSADGLPPPGMEARSLLIGDVACAGAVVLLDSNHPDIVLRFLPDRGWDAFASLEQLHAQTETMMRERLAAQRKLPGLRADDTQRVIANGRFVGSAPIEGPVFDAMAQSLVALQRSELTDAWPSSTDAPTPEAVADETSSALDLSVTVDVFAILGQRETRLAVALNEERLARVPADVAQGWRDAVSAYRHASARSGDATRQDGEAPSTLATWTRTELASALASRGFPIDPDDIGIEASGSEALTVPALGTAPADPVTRMSLAAFALRNTGHIDARRLRVVSTALPDGVRAPDIATIRDIARRLDLAPRYEAYLRARMSDPAGRAFRQSTMRLQQARMRVEAASARMATYLRGETPVFLDDHEERGYRLVEAVLDAPSAAARRRVGGHRVTVRQLVYRGAAVSDVLIIGVHDPASSPRVVIYTPDAPDGRPFHEFSDRATAGRQLFYAKAFEQYLLQRLPAEFSEPVPQGGGRRFRISEATRRSHWVLSAAGDGRGTLTEARFEERDVDGDVRTALFDAEVERQARDVAWIGRSTDQADRESITATLAVVLRAFRGPEALVEDSLSAVGQALRATWRFYDNVKAGDRRQAFVDFTEAYTASLQVAGWGAGFGKALRPRLSLRPPAGGLRSLDAGLRLTDPRQRLDPRYAARDVDLSGIPSDALGVHRLDGRRYIRQQESVFEVRHDAASGTWRLARPNALDAAFAGPAIEPVAYGGWRLRTGVGLRGGWVDDAAFPQPASRGVTGQELAGLSDFQRWTFEQSFAQRLRSAGEANLIVWDVTSQPHPRFVTLRQRTAWNDALRTARGAPTEPLPLGAQPGPGASWRVLSPGEWPNSLFHYPAGFYGALGNGSQVIPLQVSPGTGLRGLPATRTPPAARVAGMATGNVPGARSQEWVEVHLDRYRHRPGPNGRPTIRVIEDRRGAEITYVIQPDTGFSINFLGLEPGDFTAGRQALP
- the ubiE gene encoding bifunctional demethylmenaquinone methyltransferase/2-methoxy-6-polyprenyl-1,4-benzoquinol methylase UbiE, producing MEKTDTTHFGFRDVPVADKQKLVGQVFTSVARNYDLMNDLMSFGIHRLWKRHFVAVSGVRRGDRVLDLAGGTGDIAALLKPVVGDDGEVVVGDINAAMLGVGRDRLTDRGLVSGLRWAQMNAEALPFPDNSFDAVTIAFGLRNVTDKDKALADMHRILKPGGRALVLEFSRVQSPVLSKLYDVHSFRILPRLGKLFANDADSYQYLAESIRKHPDQETLKGMMLKAGFGHVEVRNLTNGIVAIHRAYKL
- a CDS encoding dermonecrotic toxin domain-containing protein — protein: MDMTPPQAPPAIVSDASQASIDTVARLDAAQAWLIAQQDSLPVLPDAPDVDGKAAFLGALHAHWQAPVDGAPGMAPGTRVSALAQRMADVARDDGALLRDDGTLDAAAADLAMIASRAGGAPLPASVTMSELLVGGSAYAGAFVVKDGSRPDLVLAFTPDRGWERFDGVETLRQVLDHRLRQALASGHGLVAVDDASPLVLGEGVAVSERPLGEQPFARLAERIVATQAGKIGSAWDRFAAGDCDVAGLVDHVTAALRLSSYVDVHAALDQRDIRLAEAIDEARLRDVPVAVRDDWYRARADYRNTMQGMGEARRGEGMTEALSLDAFVRAQLAARLIPLGITDDPSTLAVTMADMPTGDPIATLSMLFGGTQGRKVPLVALALRNIASHGLSVGAVSREDGQPLSVPLNGAALATMIRELDAGRRYAEYLESRLRSTPAGATSRDFAIALQQARMRFEAADARIAYYRRDEPRSFYDDQGEFGYRLLAAALDAPTPGRRAKVLGHDVVVHQLTFKGVPLSDMVFVAPRDSRASSRVVFYTPDAPDGRTYREFASRAEAAREFLLNPTFESYLLDRLPAEFAQTEQNGSRRFRMSDGSRLANWVLSQQGNAGQSRMDSPFEEREIHDDFLKAMYDASVDHMLHDVRAGSRTTGEADAEGRQAVLASLMSVIAWQERAVAHTVSSVVQSVPRTFQASWRFYDNVRAGDYSQAYLDIVDGYTSALNVIGLRPVLPRVAGAMVRARASSTLLTPTRRSIPRADAVFESRFEVTVDLAGATRSSEGFHVTGGRHYLRQHDKVYGVRYDREHATWRLTRAGAPDANFTGPAIARSPDGVWTYRRDVGLLGGAPHAVTPEMHVLLRDRGLTDPEVGALNLAQRDILLRELSRLAGGSDEAVQVLRGTGTAAVPAGAHASTWREALRLARHLPGAPINRSLVASSRLVHDLSVGTAPANMVVVPPSEWPATVWYYLPRDQADLFRGAAVSIRQHRLFTHTGIPVYSHSPYTAFPGIAGATYGSLKGAWLRIDLRTIATRQTGSLLPPFDLLRYGIGDPGTLTIRPRLPTGAPRAAPPNVWLWGNEFELGTWPRLPR